In one window of Aquimarina spinulae DNA:
- a CDS encoding helix-turn-helix domain-containing protein — MSFLDILLIIVSSAGLLHGVLFAFYLTVFKKKKTQSNLLLGLILVCMAFRIGKSVMLNFGDGLEPIFIFIGLAFLLLIGPLLRWYVLGMTRPNFKLPKYYISEFIPFVLIFIASLFVTKEWYENSKLVIIIFSSGLVFIYLHFAFYIVLSWRILKRAKKYYKQEQQTKSRSAILNWLHLLIIGFVVIWGSYVLNILDETVPYIVGPILYSVIIYFLSYKAFQLKVTDLDGDVFKANNNNLLFDEISKLVIDTKLYLEPDVSLAKLSTMIGKTTQLTSSVINQYAKRNFNDFINYYRIQDAKRMLSDTESDKYTISSIAFDTGFSSLSSFNGAFKKFEGITPSSYRKGRV, encoded by the coding sequence TTGAGTTTTTTAGATATATTACTTATTATTGTTAGTAGTGCAGGGCTTTTGCATGGAGTATTATTTGCCTTCTACTTAACTGTCTTCAAAAAGAAAAAGACACAGAGCAACCTTTTGCTGGGATTGATTCTTGTATGTATGGCATTTAGAATAGGTAAATCGGTTATGTTAAATTTTGGAGATGGTCTGGAACCGATATTTATTTTTATAGGATTGGCATTTCTTTTACTAATCGGACCGCTTTTAAGGTGGTATGTTTTAGGAATGACACGTCCTAATTTTAAATTACCCAAGTATTACATTTCAGAATTCATTCCATTTGTTTTGATTTTTATCGCTAGTCTTTTTGTAACCAAGGAGTGGTACGAAAATAGTAAGCTGGTTATTATCATTTTTTCGAGTGGTCTTGTTTTTATATATCTGCATTTCGCTTTTTATATAGTTTTATCCTGGAGAATCTTAAAACGTGCAAAGAAATATTATAAGCAAGAGCAACAAACAAAATCTCGTAGCGCAATATTAAATTGGTTACATCTCTTAATTATTGGTTTTGTGGTCATCTGGGGATCTTATGTTCTAAACATATTAGATGAAACCGTACCTTATATTGTAGGCCCAATATTATATTCTGTAATTATCTATTTTTTAAGCTATAAGGCATTCCAGCTTAAAGTAACAGATCTGGATGGTGATGTATTTAAGGCAAACAACAATAACCTCTTATTTGATGAGATTTCAAAACTGGTTATTGATACTAAATTGTATCTTGAACCAGATGTATCTCTAGCAAAACTGAGTACCATGATAGGAAAAACCACACAACTAACATCATCGGTTATTAATCAATATGCCAAGCGAAATTTTAATGATTTTATAAATTATTATCGAATTCAAGATGCAAAGAGAATGCTTTCAGATACAGAAAGCGATAAATATACCATTTCATCAATTGCTTTTGATACAGGTTTTAGCAGCCTTTCCTCTTTTAATGGCGCATTTAAGAAATTTGAAGGAATAACACCATCGTCGTATAGAAAAGGCCGAGTTTGA
- a CDS encoding type 1 glutamine amidotransferase domain-containing protein gives MFKKYPILKWSLTVLGSVIVLLFIFGWWFISLLPSSEEIGPDVSTTQTFDLPYLSEDIQPSRGKILAIVTSTATMGSTDKSTGYELTELSRAYYVFMANGFEVDIASPLGGEPPVVIDDDDMGKYDFAFLNDSIAQHKVKHTIMVKDINPEAYEAVFFAGGKGAMFDFPENKAIQNIVRHLYQSNKVIGAVCHGPAALVNVTLDTGRPLLENKKVSSFTNDEELLLIPDAETIFPFFLQDKLTAQGARFSKGAMYLEHISRDQNLVTGQNPWSTWGLAETMISALGYTPKHRKITAEENAMKVLIAYEEGGTQKAKEVIKQISTVENKPLARELIAVHGAVAIMRGSIGRFFNLVSLTSYAKSESKNI, from the coding sequence ATGTTTAAAAAATATCCAATCCTTAAATGGAGCCTAACTGTCCTTGGTAGTGTAATCGTCTTACTTTTTATTTTTGGCTGGTGGTTTATAAGTTTATTACCCTCATCAGAAGAAATAGGTCCAGATGTATCTACTACACAAACATTTGATTTGCCATATTTATCTGAAGACATCCAACCCTCACGAGGAAAAATCTTAGCTATAGTAACAAGCACAGCTACTATGGGGAGCACCGATAAAAGTACAGGATATGAGTTAACCGAATTATCGCGTGCATATTATGTATTTATGGCTAATGGCTTTGAAGTTGATATTGCAAGTCCGTTAGGAGGGGAACCACCAGTTGTGATTGATGATGATGATATGGGAAAGTATGATTTTGCATTTTTAAACGATAGCATTGCTCAACATAAAGTAAAACATACCATAATGGTAAAAGATATTAACCCAGAAGCGTATGAGGCCGTATTTTTTGCAGGAGGAAAAGGAGCAATGTTTGATTTCCCAGAAAACAAGGCTATTCAAAATATTGTACGTCATTTATATCAATCAAATAAGGTTATAGGAGCGGTATGTCATGGTCCGGCAGCTTTGGTAAATGTAACTCTCGATACTGGCCGCCCGCTACTGGAAAACAAAAAAGTGAGTAGCTTTACCAATGATGAGGAATTACTACTCATTCCTGATGCTGAGACTATATTTCCCTTTTTTTTACAAGATAAATTAACAGCTCAGGGTGCACGTTTTAGTAAAGGAGCTATGTACTTAGAGCATATTAGCCGTGATCAAAACTTAGTGACAGGCCAAAATCCTTGGTCAACATGGGGACTAGCCGAAACGATGATTTCGGCATTGGGATATACACCAAAACATAGAAAAATCACAGCCGAAGAAAATGCAATGAAGGTATTAATAGCTTATGAAGAAGGGGGGACTCAGAAAGCCAAAGAAGTAATTAAGCAGATATCAACTGTCGAAAATAAACCTTTGGCCAGAGAACTTATAGCGGTACATGGTGCCGTTGCAATTATGAGAGGTAGTATTGGACGGTTTTTTAATCTTGTTAGTTTAACATCATATGCAAAAAGCGAATCCAAAAACATATAG
- a CDS encoding DUF6503 family protein produces the protein MKLKIYITCIACILANITFAQKKELSSSDSAKALIEKMVAKTGNYELLKKLKDVEFTYDFYSPKTKKSDISIERYIFDGEVSWGQYKTHNVFVLPKKGGTVTQYYESTGNSWIALENTKMTDKRALLSSDFLRRANYYWFTMMPKLLDKGIVYTQLPDRIHNKINYKIIKIGFEKGVGDVQDDFVLYINPTTFLVDRFLFTVKGSALGISLMEIEYETVNGYTFMAKRKVIPADWDGNIKGKVLYEQTTTNVKFNNGFKRELLAK, from the coding sequence ATGAAATTGAAAATATACATTACATGCATAGCCTGTATACTGGCTAACATAACCTTTGCCCAAAAAAAGGAATTATCAAGTAGTGATTCTGCTAAAGCGCTAATAGAAAAAATGGTTGCTAAAACAGGAAATTATGAACTACTTAAGAAATTAAAAGACGTTGAGTTTACCTATGATTTTTATAGTCCAAAGACTAAAAAAAGTGATATTTCTATAGAGCGTTATATTTTTGATGGAGAAGTGTCGTGGGGACAATATAAGACGCATAATGTATTTGTACTTCCTAAGAAGGGAGGAACGGTTACTCAATATTATGAAAGTACTGGTAATTCGTGGATAGCTTTAGAAAATACTAAGATGACAGATAAACGGGCATTGCTAAGTTCTGATTTTTTGCGTAGGGCCAATTATTATTGGTTTACCATGATGCCCAAGTTATTAGATAAAGGTATTGTTTATACGCAGCTGCCTGATAGAATACATAACAAGATCAACTACAAAATAATAAAAATAGGTTTTGAAAAAGGAGTAGGGGATGTTCAAGATGATTTTGTACTGTATATTAATCCAACTACTTTTCTTGTAGATAGATTTTTGTTTACTGTAAAAGGAAGTGCATTAGGAATATCTCTTATGGAAATAGAATATGAAACCGTGAACGGATATACTTTTATGGCAAAGCGAAAAGTAATTCCAGCAGATTGGGACGGTAATATTAAAGGTAAAGTATTGTATGAACAAACCACTACAAATGTCAAATTTAATAACGGGTTTAAAAGAGAATTACTAGCAAAATAA
- a CDS encoding TonB-dependent receptor domain-containing protein — protein sequence MKTMLLYLLKNKKHAFIFLFLISIGMYGQSGTVTGEILDQNTQEPIPYVNVIVKSGDKITTGGITNDKGVFFVDKIPFGAYDFEVQFIGFKTVTKGVTITKSNNKIDFGTILIEEEAVALEGVEITAERSTIEQKIDRKVINVGKDLTTAGASASDIMSNIPSVSVNQDGEISLRGNENVRILVDGKPTNISTTDLLQQIPSTSIKTIELITNPSSKYNPEGMSGIINIILKKSTRLGFNGSISSGVTFGEKARFNNSLSLNYRTGKTNFYGSYGNRFGEQVTDGTVTRTVEQTNQLTKNYNGRTSHLFKAGVDYYINERNTFSVYTNQNLFNADTEGKKTLTFFNDTPSNFAQFDAITRDNINSTYNVDFLHSFAKEGHTIELELDYNTLQSDIANDFKFAGNSPVNNYTEVVDDKRTNTIVNLDYVNPLSEKSIVEIGVETRLRRTDNSYETSRIDFRNSTFSYDRDIYSFYTTFSQNFNKWQYNVGVRLEDYSVTTQFNEVEEPQDSFKDHLFNVFPSGFLKYTPDEEQKNSYQLSFSRRIDRPSLNQINPIRRISTPQIIIVGNPNLRPQFTNSVELNYNRKINKGNITFGGFYRKIEDEINRIGYFDQNNPTLLILDYANFDSNDAYGVEFSASYRPTKWWNFNANFDVYTRTQKGVIEGQNVKVNNTLLNAKINNSFKASKNLTFQIFTFYSGPQKILQYELKDNVFVNAGARYNFAKGKGTFSVNFNDIFRTQRFAFEAYRTIIQDGEFRRDSQSVYFGLSYRFGGGKNKRLKRKKRDKNEKADKFL from the coding sequence ATGAAAACAATGTTACTTTACCTTTTAAAGAATAAAAAGCATGCATTTATATTCCTTTTCCTTATTTCTATAGGTATGTATGGACAATCAGGTACAGTTACGGGAGAAATATTAGATCAAAATACACAAGAACCTATACCTTATGTGAACGTAATTGTTAAATCTGGAGATAAGATCACAACTGGTGGGATTACAAATGACAAGGGAGTATTTTTTGTAGATAAAATTCCTTTTGGAGCATATGATTTTGAAGTTCAGTTTATTGGGTTCAAAACAGTTACAAAGGGTGTTACAATCACCAAATCAAACAATAAAATCGATTTTGGGACCATTTTAATAGAAGAAGAAGCTGTCGCTCTTGAGGGAGTCGAAATTACAGCCGAACGTTCAACTATTGAACAAAAGATTGATAGAAAGGTAATTAATGTAGGAAAAGATTTAACTACTGCCGGTGCTTCGGCTAGTGATATCATGAGCAATATTCCTTCGGTAAGTGTTAATCAGGATGGTGAAATCTCTCTTCGTGGAAATGAGAATGTTCGTATTCTGGTTGATGGAAAACCAACCAATATTAGCACTACAGATCTATTACAACAGATACCATCTACATCAATTAAAACCATAGAATTGATTACTAATCCTTCATCAAAATACAATCCCGAAGGTATGAGTGGAATTATTAATATCATCCTAAAAAAGAGCACCCGTTTAGGGTTTAACGGATCAATAAGTTCTGGAGTAACTTTTGGAGAAAAAGCACGATTCAACAATTCATTAAGTCTGAATTATAGAACAGGGAAAACTAATTTTTATGGTAGTTATGGCAATCGTTTTGGTGAGCAAGTAACAGATGGTACAGTCACTAGGACGGTAGAGCAAACGAATCAATTAACCAAAAATTATAATGGTCGTACGTCACATCTATTTAAAGCGGGTGTCGATTATTACATCAATGAGAGAAACACATTTTCTGTATATACCAATCAAAATTTGTTTAATGCAGATACTGAAGGTAAAAAAACACTTACTTTTTTTAATGATACTCCTTCAAATTTTGCGCAATTTGATGCTATAACAAGAGATAATATAAATTCTACTTATAATGTTGATTTTCTACATTCGTTTGCAAAAGAAGGACATACTATAGAACTCGAATTAGACTATAATACGCTACAAAGTGATATTGCTAATGATTTTAAGTTTGCAGGAAATTCACCTGTGAACAATTATACCGAAGTTGTTGATGATAAACGAACAAATACGATAGTAAATCTTGATTATGTAAATCCTCTTAGTGAGAAATCAATCGTAGAAATTGGAGTAGAAACACGTCTGCGACGTACCGATAACTCTTATGAAACGAGTCGTATTGATTTTAGAAATTCAACTTTTTCTTATGATAGAGATATCTATTCATTTTATACAACGTTTAGTCAAAATTTTAATAAATGGCAATATAATGTAGGGGTTCGATTAGAAGATTATAGCGTAACGACTCAATTTAATGAAGTAGAGGAACCACAGGATAGTTTTAAAGATCATCTTTTTAATGTATTTCCTTCTGGGTTTTTAAAATACACACCCGACGAAGAGCAGAAAAACTCGTATCAATTAAGTTTTAGTAGACGAATTGATAGGCCATCACTAAACCAGATTAATCCTATACGACGGATTAGTACTCCCCAGATTATTATCGTTGGTAATCCAAACTTAAGGCCGCAGTTTACTAATTCGGTCGAACTCAATTATAACAGAAAAATAAATAAAGGTAATATAACATTTGGTGGTTTTTATAGAAAAATTGAAGATGAAATTAATAGAATAGGCTATTTTGATCAAAACAATCCAACACTACTCATTCTTGATTATGCAAATTTTGATAGTAATGATGCTTATGGAGTTGAATTTTCTGCAAGTTACCGACCAACAAAATGGTGGAATTTTAATGCAAACTTTGATGTGTACACCAGAACACAAAAAGGAGTTATTGAAGGTCAAAATGTAAAGGTTAATAACACTTTATTAAATGCAAAGATTAATAATAGTTTTAAAGCTTCTAAAAACTTAACATTCCAAATCTTTACTTTTTATAGTGGTCCGCAAAAAATATTACAGTACGAATTAAAGGATAATGTTTTCGTAAATGCAGGTGCACGTTACAATTTTGCCAAAGGGAAAGGAACTTTTAGTGTTAATTTTAATGACATTTTTAGAACGCAAAGATTTGCTTTTGAAGCCTATAGAACTATTATTCAGGATGGTGAATTTAGGCGTGATAGCCAATCTGTTTATTTTGGACTGTCTTACCGTTTTGGCGGAGGAAAAAACAAAAGACTAAAACGTAAAAAACGTGACAAAAATGAAAAAGCCGATAAATTCTTATAA